The Metabacillus schmidteae genome includes a region encoding these proteins:
- the menC gene encoding o-succinylbenzoate synthase, with protein MINIEKVTLHHISQALQSPFTSSIGHVTERDSIIVEVMDAEGVRGWGEVVAFSTPWYTEETISTCFHLLKDILVPLTIAQDLHHPEELQTIFQKVKRNHMAKASLEGAIWDVYAKKNNISLSTALGGTRNEIECGVVVGISFIPSMLDQISRYIEEGYKRFKIKISPTQDIQLIEEIRKSFPDLPLMADANSAYSLDQLDQLRELDQFNLMMIEQPLAADDIIDHAKLQERISTPICLDESIVTSEDARKAIELDSCKIINIKPGRVGGLTESKKIHDVCLENGIPVWCGGMLETSISRAHNIALASLPNFSIPGDISSFSRYWEEDIVIPEIKTINGKMPVPDRPGIGFDINKEVLKKYTLSVTKITK; from the coding sequence ATGATTAACATTGAAAAAGTGACATTACACCATATATCGCAAGCATTACAATCACCTTTTACATCAAGCATAGGACATGTAACAGAGCGTGACAGTATAATCGTCGAGGTTATGGATGCTGAAGGGGTAAGGGGATGGGGAGAAGTAGTGGCGTTCTCAACTCCATGGTATACAGAAGAAACGATTTCAACTTGTTTTCATCTGTTAAAAGATATCCTTGTTCCATTAACAATTGCTCAAGACCTTCACCATCCGGAGGAACTGCAGACCATTTTTCAAAAAGTGAAGCGTAATCATATGGCAAAAGCATCTCTTGAAGGAGCTATATGGGATGTTTATGCCAAAAAGAACAATATCTCATTATCAACTGCATTAGGTGGAACGAGAAATGAAATTGAATGTGGAGTTGTTGTCGGTATCTCGTTCATTCCGAGTATGCTCGACCAAATTTCCCGTTACATTGAAGAAGGATACAAACGGTTTAAAATAAAAATTTCTCCAACACAGGACATTCAATTAATTGAAGAAATTCGTAAGTCGTTTCCTGACCTGCCATTAATGGCTGATGCCAATTCAGCTTATTCATTAGATCAACTTGATCAATTAAGAGAACTTGATCAATTTAACTTGATGATGATTGAACAGCCTTTGGCAGCAGATGATATTATTGATCATGCAAAGCTTCAAGAGAGAATCTCAACCCCCATTTGCTTGGATGAAAGCATTGTGACAAGTGAAGATGCTAGAAAAGCGATCGAACTTGACAGCTGTAAAATCATAAATATAAAACCAGGCCGTGTCGGTGGATTGACAGAATCAAAAAAAATACATGATGTATGTCTGGAGAATGGAATTCCCGTATGGTGTGGCGGAATGTTAGAAACAAGTATTTCCCGTGCGCATAATATTGCTTTGGCATCATTACCAAACTTCTCAATTCCCGGTGATATATCATCTTTCTCCAGGTATTGGGAAGAAGACATCGTTATACCGGAAATTAAAACAATAAACGGAAAAATGCCAGTCCCTGACCGACCGGGCATTGGTTTTGACATAAACAAAGAAGTATTAAAGAAATATACTTTATCGGTGACAAAAATTACCAAATAG